The following nucleotide sequence is from Anopheles stephensi strain Indian chromosome 3, UCI_ANSTEP_V1.0, whole genome shotgun sequence.
TACAGCTCCACCTTGGCACGAACTTCGTCCTGGCCAAGCCTAAAATAGTCGTacgaaaatgattaaaaatcgatacagaaacaaaaacccacgcGCTGCGCGGCCGTGAATCAACGCTCTTACCCTTGGCTTTCGAGCACTTCCTCCAGTTCGGCACATTTCACCTCAATCTTGCGCTTCCGTTCGTGGTCCAGGATGCCTTGATTCGGCTGCCGGTTCGATTGTGCGTCCAGCTTCGCTAAATCGTCCTCCGTCCGGTAGTTGATGTTATCCTTCTTTCCCGGCCGGACGAATGCCACGTTTCGCTGAACGTGCCCATTCGTGCCGGATCCACGGGGTGTAGTAAGACCGATTCcgttgtacatttttttttgttctgcccTTATCAACTAACACCACCGCTTGCGGGGCAGTaaccgaaaaaggaaaacaaaaacacaccgcACGATATTATGGCAAGTTTTTGCAACACATACACGCCCGAGCACACCAAACTACGCTGGCCGGATTAAAGCGTCCCGTTCCGAGAGTTACGATACGATCCGCTTGCGGTTGGGGGTTTGTTCGATGTAACGATATTCACACGCCAAAAGAACGCACTTTGTCGATGtcttacaacaaaaaaaaaacacacacacagcagaaaAATCAATATTACGCGCCCTTCCAAGAACCCGCAAGAATTTGCCTTTGGGCGGCCGTGGCCCGATGCCGGTGACGGCGACCACAGTAGACACGGATCTGCGACGATTGTAGCAGTGTGGCGCAGTAGTGGTTACGAAATCACTGTTCGATCACAGCTCACTGCTCGAGCGTTGTCCGTAGCGATGCGAAACTGTTCTAATCACACAACAAACGCATCACCatttacagcagcagctgagCGACGATTTCACGGAGCGTGCACTTGTGCGTCCGAGAACGTTCGGccatgatttatttttttttgtgcacttTTTTCCCCTGCTGTCGACATTTTGACAGCTGACAGgcgttcgtgtgcgtgtgtgtttgtgaaagCTGTCAAATGTGACAGCGTGCTGGGAAAGCGGCATGCGCATAAATTAAATTGGTCGTTGGTTAAATTGGTGGTGCTAGGACTTTACCTATTTTCAGTTAAATGTTGATAAATGATAAGCAAGGACCATGTTGTGATAAAGTTATCTTATTTTCGTTCAAGGGGAACTAAGAATTGTTGGCTCGCTATGCATGCAAGGACGATTGAGGAACCGATAACTACGTGGTGTATGAACGATACGATTTAGTATTAGCCAGCTTCCGGTAGGTAATACATGtaatgagaatggcaccggaccaTCTTTTTCGCCCAAACTCACATGGCCAAGGGCTCTCACATAGAGGAGTCTTGGCCTTGCTGATTGCGAAAACCGGAAGACTGGATAGCGAGACGAATTACTACTCGACCGTGAGCAGTTCAAAGGCTTCGAGGAACAGTGGGCGAAACGGTAAAGCGTCGAATAAGTAGTAAAGAATTACGAAAGAAAGTggttgtttatgtttattcTCCACTTTCCTGTttcattttctatttcttctaCTTTAGAGTGTCATCATCGGGAACAGCACCAACTAACGGCAGACACAAAATATTACATTTTCTCCTCTCCTGAATAGATGTTGTATTTCTTCATCATTCTCCAGTTGATGTTACAAAGTGTGTACTTCTAATATGTTCGCCTGCAACAATTCCAGCACAAGCTAACGGTACAGAAGGGTTCCCCGGCGTAAGAGTGGAAAAAAGATTGGCGCCAGAGAAACGCATCTGAGGAGAGTAGGAATGCAAAAGAGAGCGCACGACACTGGAGTGGATGATTGCGGAACAAAAGTCCCGGCATCCAACCCAAGCAGCGCACGCAACCTTCCTTCTTCCTGCTCACGAACGCCTCCGCGTACACGCCCCGGGACGGACGGAGCCGCTCGAACGAACGTACGGATACTACTAGCAGCTTAGATGATGCCGATCTTGTTGGCAATGTCCAGCGCATCGTAGTCGCGCGTTAGTCGGACGTACGCCTTCTTCTTGCCGTCCGGTCGCACCAGCGTGTTGATCTTCAGCACCTTCACGTCGTACAGCTTTCGCACGGCGGCCTTAACGTGGTTCTTGTTGGCGCGCAGGTGAATCAGGAAGACGAGCGTGTTGTTGTCCTCGATCTTCTTCATCGCCGCTTCAGTCGTCAGCGGGTACTTAATTATGTTGTACGCGTCCATGCTGATGTtggaagaaagaaggaaagtgATGATGAGTTGTAGGCACTGTTTTCAACTTCAGCTTTTTAAGGAGTCAGTAAGCATAAGTTTTGGCATAGTAGTGGAGCTCGTTGCACAAAGAAACTGTCTCATCAATTCAGTAAGCTTTCTAGTCATAGCGTGGTAGAAAGCTGTTGCAATACAAAGATTTACTCTTGCATTCTAACGCTGCACAAGCATCCCCATTTAGCAAGGGAGTTATGTTTTAAATTAGAATGCCTAATTTGATTGATATCATTGATCATACGGCAGGACAGGGGATTCAATTCTACCCAGATCATTCCCCCGTAAGGAAGACTGACTATGAGACTGCGTGGTATCACTAAGTCTAGCAAGCCTATATATGACCGGCAGGACCACGGAGATgtttaagccaagaagaagaacaattGGATAAGTAACCGAAGTGTTTCAGATCTTTTTGGCACAGTAGAGCTCGTTGCACAAAGGAACTGTCTCATCAATTTAGTAAGCTCTCTAGTCATGACGTGGTAGAGAGCTGTTGCAATACAAAGATTTGCTCTAGCATTCTAGAGTTTCACAAACATCCCCATGTAGGAAGGGAGtcatgtttaatatttttttcaaatagaaTGCCTAATTTGGTTCGCACGAATCCGTACTAATATTATTACTTACCGGCTGCGCTTGGCGACCGACTTCCTCGGGTACTTCGGACGACGGGGAAGTCGCAGGGTCTTCGGCCGCTTGAAGTGCACGGATGTGCGGATCTTGCGCAGCACTGTTCCGTACGGACCCTTGATCAGCTGCGGAAAGAGAAGCAGAGTAGAAACATTGTTAGTTCTTGATCATGGCCATTATCACCCATCAGGGCAGGAATTTCGCAACATTTCACTTTCGGGGTTGTGGATCGTTGGGCGTTTCAGTTGGAAGTAAAATGTTCGTTTCACTTGCTAGCAGCATCAATGAGATTCCCTCTTCAATATTTCATcataacaaacacacattaatCCACTCCCGTTTTGGTGCTTGGGACACCCTGGTGGTTCAGATGCAATGTAAACATCACCTCGGTCAACGAATGCTCACCTTGGTCTTTGCACGCTTAGCACGCAGCATAGCGGTGGCCCGAGCCTTCTGGATGCCCTTCTGGATCTTGGCCTTGATCTGCTCCTTGGTCAGCTTCGGCTTCGGGCTCTTGGTGGACTTCTTGCCCTTGGCGTTGATTCTACGCTCGGGCTTCTTCTTGCCGGTGGTGGCCGAAATCTTCACCTTTGCGCCAGCGGCACCAGCCGTAGCCTTGCCTCCCTTCGCTCCAGCGGCAGCCTTCGCACCCTTGGCTGCAGGCTTGGCAGCGGCCGCGGCACTCTTCTTTTCAGCGGCCTTCTTCTTGctagcggcagcagcagcggtagcTGCAGCCGGAGCGGCCTTAGCTCCCTTCTTAGCGCCAGCAGCTCCTGCGGCCGGTGCGGCCTTCTTGGCATCGCCGGCAGCTTTGCTAGATCCAGCCGCGGCGGCTCCGGCAGCTGCCGGGGCCTTCTTCTTCGGGGCAGCCTTGGCATCACCAGCCGGGGCAGCACGTTTCTCGGCCTTCTTCTCCTCGGCGGGTTTCTTCTCCGCTGCGGGCTTCTTTTCAGCGGCGGGCTTCTTCTCCGCTGCTGGTTTCTTCTCAGCGGGtgcggcagcggcagcgggCTTCTTCTCTGCGGCAGGCTTCTTCTCCGCGGCAGGCTTTTTCTCCGCTGCGGGTTTCTTCTCGCCAGATCCGGAAGCCGATGCGGCGGCGGCTGCCggcttcttctctttcttttcggcCGGTTGGCCGGCTAAAAGTGTGCAGATAAACAGAAGAAAGGTGTCGAGTTAGTATTCGGCTAGGTATAGGTGAAATGCGGTGAGGCAATCATATGCCCTTGCTGGTTTGTTGTCAGTAGCGAAGTAAATTGTCTCAAACACTGCGTTTTTCAGTGAGATTCCCTCTTCGTAAATGTTCATCATTTTAAAACACGTTTCAAGCATCACTGTGGACCACCATCGCATCATATCATCGTGCGCCGCACCGTTTCACCGCACCGCAGCTAACCGTACGAACCAGAGTTGACGGAACACAGCCCTCGTGGCGTACACAATGCAACAGTAACATGCTATTTTTCActcaaaaatcacatttccgtCAAAACCAACGTATAACTGCACGCTGCCACGGTTCGTAAGCGATGTTACACACGTTTTATGATGCTCAAAGGACATTTTCACCGAAAAATGGACGAATTTTAGCTTACCGGGCTTCTCAGACGGTTTCTTCGGACCCATACTTGAGATGGAAAAGAGATGTCAAAACGGAGATTGCTCGCTTCTATGCTCGGCTTCCGGAACGATGACACACGCAAGAAAGTCGCGagtattgttttatttatcaagCAAACACTGTCAACAGTATGGTAGCGCCTCTAGCGGCATTCGGATTGAACTATGGGCGATTGTCGACCAACACAACATCGACATGGTTTGAAGCTcgtatttattatattttttccgTTGAAATCATGCTCAGAAGAAGTTAAAACATTAACTTTGTTGAATAATATTATACCTTTAGCACTTCAAAATTTCTTCTCTACAcgataaaataaattgcatcgCGTTGCTGAGTAAGAACTTtctaaaaacaatttattcaatatttaataaaaaatcaaatcagcTTCTCAAGGTGTAATTCTATGCTACACATCTTTTTTAACATTGTAATTGCGTGTAAGCATCCTAAGGCGcaatcacacacacccacgactGTCTAACGacaatttatttccattcctAATATCTCATTTCCCCACGAACAGATCATTTGATTGCATATTTTATGTCGCCGGCTTCAATTTCCTTTAAATCCACATCCCGATAATCGACTATGATCTTCCTGATTTTCAGTATGCCCCGTTCGCTGATCACATCCCCGGGACGTACGGTGATGCGAGGCGGCGACTGATTTATGCTGCTGTTTGTGCAGTTTAACACCCTCGGACTTGTAATGGCTGCTCGTCCCTCGTTGGAAGTGTTAATAGCCGCAAGGGTTTTCGCACGCGCACTGCATCGTTTCGCAAATGAGTGTTTTAACGTTTCAGTTTTCTACCTTCGTACGAAACGCATCGAAGCGGACGATTCGCCTCCTGTCCTGTGGAACGTTGCAACGGGATCTTCCAGCTTCCAAGGATTAATTTCATGGAACGAGAACGAGGGTTCGCGGGATGTTGTTTTGGACACGGCATCATCTTAAAATTACAAATTGTGCATCtgaggtttatttttttgcccGTGTCAAAAGAACATCATATGCCGGTCCCGGTCCGGTATCCAAACGGAAGGAACTTTCCTTTTGTCACGCGGCGTTAAACGATGTTTACTGCACTCGCATGCGCATCACCGTGAAAACCCCCTACCCACGCACCCCACACCCCGGTGCTGGGGATTTAGGTTGGCCattaaaaagtaataaaaacgCGCCCATCATTTTCGGTCCAGCGGCAAAAAAACGGAATCAAAACATTTCTCAAAcggttccttcttttttttgttggcgagACGTTCACTGCGGCCATCAAAAGCTGCGACAAGAATGGCTCCCTAGAAGCGGGAAAAACGATCATGCGCAGAGATCACACTGATCATTCGACGAAATCGTTACGGTTCACATAAAACCGATGCTAAACAGTTGTCAACGAAAGCAATAAAagcacacttttttttttggatggaACCGAATCCAAACATGCTTGGTTTTTGCTTGTTCGGCCACAATTTATTCTAGCCACTCCAACCCAATAGAAACCATTATCCATTATCAGCTGAATGTTTGAGTTTgcatgtacaaaaaaaaagaaaaaacctgtCTGAGACTCTTTCACCTTCGAAGACTTCCCGAGAACCCTGCCAGCGCACCACggtcagcagcaacacacgcGGAAGCCGAACGTGCACAAAGAACGCGCGGCATGGGAGGGAAagattataaaataattttatgaccgaattttaaaatcttttaaaacgATCGTAAAACCCCACGAGAGCTCTCGATCGATCGTAATGTGTTCAAGCGCTATCGCCGGTGTGTCCGATCACGGGTGGAAAATTAAGCGACCGCGGGAATCACATGCAAATGCACAAGAGGGGGGGAGGTAAAAGAGGGAGAGGTGAGTAGTGTtggggttgttttgtttttatttctttaatagCCGTCAGCCTCCTTTTTACAGCCGATAATAGTTGCCTGATGCCTGATGTAAATCAGTGTTACCGTGGATCGATCGTGTGAACTATCGGACGGCCACACACGACGATGAGAGCGACGAAGAAACTGGCTGTCCATGTTTCGTTACATTGTTTGACGGATGTATTTTGCAACGAAACCCGAAGCATTTCCAACCGGACTCAGTAGCCAAGGTATCCCATACGACGCACCCGGGTCAAAAGATCCGGTGTAGTTACCAACTTCGAGTAGATGGCCGTTTGAAGTTCACGGTACTGAAAGTGGGGTGGAAATGGCATATCCTCCAGGGCGCAAACGTGTGCCTTACCCTCAGCATCACCCACCAACAGGCTACGGCCACAGTTCGTAAACCGAATCACGGTCAGCGCCGTCGTGAGACTTCCGAGCGTAGTTTCGGACGCGGGTTTAGAGCTGCGACGCTTCAGATCCCACAGCTGGACACCGTTCCGTGTGACGCTCGCAATGATGGTACTGTTTGTCGGTGACCAGTAGGCGGCCTGAATCGGAGCAAACCCGGTGCTCAGCGTTACGATCGGTTCCGGAAGATCCTCGATCCAGATGCGGATACTCCAGTCGCCACTGCACGTGAGGAAGATCTTCGGGCTCCAGGGTGAGTACTCGATGCAGAAGATACCGCGCGTGTGCATCTGCAGCACACCGAGATGCTGGAAGGGATCGTTAATGCTGCACCAATGCACCGCACCCTCGTCCGTACCGATGTAATACTTGTCCTTCTGCACCGGATGAATCGTGACGCAGAGTGCTTGCGGGTGTAGATCGGACTGTATCCTAACCGGGGGCGGATCGTTTGCCGTTGCCGACTGTCCTTCCAGCGTTCCTTCCACCCGGTCCAATCGCAGTAGAGGGTAGGGAAGCAGGTACTGACCGATCGTTAGCGTGTACTTCATAACCCAACCGTTCTGTGAGACGGCAATAACTTCGTCCTTACTGTCGTTGTCAAACTCGACCCACTTTAGGTCCCAAATCGGTTGGTAGACGGGAAACTTGTCCCGGTTGGACACAGCCAGCGGTGTCTGGGTGTTGTCCGTAATGTCGCGAATCTGTACCAACCCATCGTACAGTCCAATCGCCAAGAGCTGCGGTGTACGCTGCGAGAATGCAACACACGTCACGGGACAATCGAACCGGTACCGACGCTCCGGATTTACCGGGTTCTTAATGTTCCAAACGTAAACGTACCCATTGCCTCGATCATCGCTACTCGTGTGCCCGTAGATCCCATACGCGATCGCAACGATATCTCCATTCGCTGGGCACCAACTGGCGCAGGCTACCGCCTTTCCCATGGTCTCGACCGTCCGGTACGTCCACAGCACATCCAACCGGTACAGATACCGTATATCCTCCCGGCACGGATCCGGCGGATACATATTACGGAACCGAATCTGTTGCTCGCGGTAAACGTTACCCGCGAGCAGACGCTGCAAGATCATGGACGAGAGATGGAAGTTTGGATTACGGTTCAGCCGATCGTCGATGTCTTCCATGCCCTCGCGCGAATAGGTCGTAATCTCCAGCTTGGAAGCTGACTCTGCCACATTAATTTCCTTCGTGTGTCGCTCCAGATCGTTGTACGTGTCGTACATGTCGTAGTTCGAAACGAACGAAGCCACATCCTGCCGGTGAATGCACTCCGTGTTGACCGAGCGCGATTTGCATGGCAGGTCACGGGTCTGCGCCTCGGCGTCCGCCGTCCGGCGTGCTTTCGGGCGTGTCTCGAACAAACGGTTCTGCTCCTTCACCAGATCGGCCTCTTCCGCATCGAGCGACACGACGTGACTCGGGTTCTCAAACAGCACGATGTCGTCCGTTTCTGTTAGGCGTATCTTGACGTGGTACGTTTTCTGACCAGCTTCCAGCGAAGGACTTCGGCGATCGATCACTCCCTCGTAGTTGGGCTGGTGGTCCAGATTATCAAATCCTTCGGGTTTATCGGCACTCTGGAAAAGAACGAACATGCTGATAATAGGGAATGGGGCCTTCCTCTGGTATCCTCTTCCATCACTCACCGGAGCAGCTCCGTCCTCCATCTTTTCACTCGCGGGTTGAAAATTTTCACGAAAACGACTCCACACGAACGCTTCCTCTCCGAACAACGGTGGTGCAAGATTAGTTGGCGTCCGGTCCAATCCATCGATGAGGACCTAAACGTGCAAAGCAATCAACAAACAGTACCTCCCTTagaaacgaaaacaacccCTAGTTACGGCTTCCGGTTCACGCTAGCAAGCAAACGATGGGCCGGTTGGTTCCTTGGTAACCGGCGCCAGGGAAACTCGGCGAACTTGATATACAACAATCTATCTACCTGTAGCCGGTTCCTTTCCTTCAACCGGCTCACA
It contains:
- the LOC118510526 gene encoding translation initiation factor IF-2 codes for the protein MGPKKPSEKPAGQPAEKKEKKPAAAAASASGSGEKKPAAEKKPAAEKKPAAEKKPAAAAAPAEKKPAAEKKPAAEKKPAAEKKPAEEKKAEKRAAPAGDAKAAPKKKAPAAAGAAAAGSSKAAGDAKKAAPAAGAAGAKKGAKAAPAAATAAAAASKKKAAEKKSAAAAAKPAAKGAKAAAGAKGGKATAGAAGAKVKISATTGKKKPERRINAKGKKSTKSPKPKLTKEQIKAKIQKGIQKARATAMLRAKRAKTKLIKGPYGTVLRKIRTSVHFKRPKTLRLPRRPKYPRKSVAKRSRMDAYNIIKYPLTTEAAMKKIEDNNTLVFLIHLRANKNHVKAAVRKLYDVKVLKINTLVRPDGKKKAYVRLTRDYDALDIANKIGII
- the LOC118510527 gene encoding WD repeat-containing protein 78 — protein: MSRGHRDGMAKSVKFYSASLSAGAASDSKFVLDIVSRLKERNRLQVLIDGLDRTPTNLAPPLFGEEAFVWSRFRENFQPASEKMEDGAAPSADKPEGFDNLDHQPNYEGVIDRRSPSLEAGQKTYHVKIRLTETDDIVLFENPSHVVSLDAEEADLVKEQNRLFETRPKARRTADAEAQTRDLPCKSRSVNTECIHRQDVASFVSNYDMYDTYNDLERHTKEINVAESASKLEITTYSREGMEDIDDRLNRNPNFHLSSMILQRLLAGNVYREQQIRFRNMYPPDPCREDIRYLYRLDVLWTYRTVETMGKAVACASWCPANGDIVAIAYGIYGHTSSDDRGNGYVYVWNIKNPVNPERRYRFDCPVTCVAFSQRTPQLLAIGLYDGLVQIRDITDNTQTPLAVSNRDKFPVYQPIWDLKWVEFDNDSKDEVIAVSQNGWVMKYTLTIGQYLLPYPLLRLDRVEGTLEGQSATANDPPPVRIQSDLHPQALCVTIHPVQKDKYYIGTDEGAVHWCSINDPFQHLGVLQMHTRGIFCIEYSPWSPKIFLTCSGDWSIRIWIEDLPEPIVTLSTGFAPIQAAYWSPTNSTIIASVTRNGVQLWDLKRRSSKPASETTLGSLTTALTVIRFTNCGRSLLVGDAEGKAHVCALEDMPFPPHFQYRELQTAIYSKLVTTPDLLTRVRRMGYLGY